The window aaTCACACTCTtgcaatattgtattttaataataacaacaatgtatTTCAAACTTGCAAACATTTTTCGTGAAGAGTCAGATTATAAACAATGCTTTAAATGACAcacttaataattgtttaaaaaattgtttttaggtcATGCGATTAAACGATAATAATATTTGGGAAGAAAATGGACTTATTGCAAATAGacttaaaagaaatcttgaaaAGGATGAACAAATATGTGCTTTTCACCGGTACACGTTTGGTATTGCATGGAGTCCTCCAAAAACATGCTTTCATCCTCACCttctaaatataaaaggaaaaaaatctcCCGCTTTAAGGGCGTCACCAATACATGTCGTCATATCAATGTCAAAGCGATACAATGAAGTATTTTCAGTTGGTGCAATGCTGTGTTTTACCCATTTAAAGCAAGAAACTGCTTTATCTAGAGTCAACGAAAACACCAATTTATGTACAGAAACACAAACACAACAAGAACAAACATATATGACACCTGCTACTCCAGATGAAGAATTTGATCCCGGTGAAATTAATGTTTCACAGGAGATTTTGGACGAATCTCTAAGAAGCCGTGAGAGTGTAACTGAGGTTCTTAATGCAAGtccaataaaatttagattaaaaaggaagttcgaatatctggaagatactactaaagataagttaaaGCGCAAGTATGTTCGcctagaaaacttattaaagaaaaaatttgcggAAGCTGTTGCTCCTGGACATGAGGAAATACTTATAGATTTTCTTAACAgtaaaaatgttgatgaaataaatagcCCTCTCCCTATTGAAATTATTCGTGCTCAGAAAGTATATAAGCAAAGTGATTCCATGGGAAAGTTAGTTATCCTCTCATTATTAGACCATACCAAGTAtaccaaaaagtttataatgaacACATTTGAGTGTACCAAACATCGTAtagaaacagcaagaaaatggCATGCATCTCATAAAGGGTTGGCATTTCCAGAGAAGAAAGTATTCGTCCGATCTAGTCTTGATCAAACAAAGTGTGAACATTTCTTAGACTTTATATTTACAAGCGGTATTTTGCATGATGTTGCTTATGgaataaccaaattaaaatacgACAGCGGTGAAGAACAAAAGATAGTGCATGCAATACTGACGACAAAATATAGCCACGCTATCATGTTCTATCGAAAAAGTTGTagtgaaaacaattatatacCATTATCTGATTCAAGTTTGTGGAAAGTATTGCATGCAATAAAACCTTCAAGTCGAAAAAGCTTTGCTGGATTAGATGATGTTACTGCTTCAGGCATGAATGGTTttcaaacattacaaaaattggcACAAAGATTTAGTTCTAAATCTCTCGAAGCTGCccttgaaaaaggaaaaaggtatttgaaaacaAGTTATCAAACCAATTGTAGTGTCAATGACTCAAACATTTCTTCTCATAGCTCAAAACATGCCTTATCAGATccatctgaaaaaaatcttcaatccaACACAGAGATATCAGAAGTGGTATGTGCCGATTGCTATGATTTGTGCAAAGCTATCGAGATGATCAAAGAACTAACAATTCAAAATTCTGACGATGCTGATTCTatttatgatttggaaattgctgTAAAGGATGTATTCAACTACATAAAACACCTGATGAGAGATTCTCAACAGAAAAAGGCAAAAATCGAAGCTTTTAAGCAATTAAACGATGAAACTGCTTTCTGGcttaaagatttttgtcaaaaaattcttCCGGTTCGATACAGAGAGGGCCAAAGAGAGTATTTTGGCAAGAAAGGAATGAGTTTACATGTGGATATATTCTTCATAAAAATAGCAGGAAAGTTATTCAAACGTGTTTACTTTACTTAACGTGTTTACTTCAATGTATAGGTGTGATCAGGGAATAGGTGATGTTGTTTCGTTAGCCACTGCAGTTTTAGACCAATTCAGAATTGATCAACCGCATATCAagaaaatgtttaccaaatctgATAATGCCGGCTGCTATCAGGGAAATCTTTCAGCTGAAGCAATCTACAATGTATGCAAAGAGAGAGATATAAAGTTGCTGAGATATGATTATAATGAACCCTGTTGTGGAAAAGATCAATGTGACAGGGAGAGTGCAGTTGTAAAGACAATTTTAAGGAGTTACGTTGACTCTGGTAATAATCTTTTGACTGCTGAAGATATACACAAGGCTATGCATTATAGTTTTGGCGCTAAAGATGCAAAAGTAGCAGTTGCTCAAATTAGCAATGATAAAACTGTAGTTACTGGACCAAAGATTAAGAACATTAGCAACTATCACTCATTTGAGTTTGGTGAGAAAAGTATGAAGATGTGGCGTTATTTCAATATCGGTGAGGGAATTGAACAAGAGTATGGAAATCTTAAAATTCAACCCTCGATTAAGTTGTTGTTGCCATATAGCAAAACAGATAATTCAATTAAGCGTAACAAGTCACTTAaggaaaaacagaaaagaagtGACAGGCAATTATATTCATTAAGATTTTGCACTGAAATGAATTGTACTTTATCATTTGAAAGCGATGCTGAGTTAGAAGAACACATGCTATCCGGTCTTCATACAGTTCCGAAATCATTAACATCATTGGAACAAGTTCGCAACTCGTTTGTTCATAAGATGAAAATTACTTCACAACTAAATATGCCAATTTCTTCATCCTCTAACAGTGCTTCCGTAAAAGACAAACCACATTGCATGAACATTTTTCTATTGCAAGGTTGGGCATTACCAGTTCGaagttcttttagattttcaaatcaGCAGAAAGAACTgttgtataaatactttattcgtGGAGAAGAATCAGGTAATAAAATGAGCCCTGAGCAGGTTCACATGCAGCTGAGGAGAGAACTTCCGCCTGATCAATATGTAACTAGCCAACAGAtaagatctttattttcaaGGTAGGCATTGTTGCtatcaaaacttttgcaaattaGATTATGTTTCTGACtgttaaatagttcttttacaaatatgaaattaaaatttaggtgaaagttataattttgtgtgtttgtttacatatgtttaaaaatatgtacaattGATATTGTTATAGATTTAGTAACCTGAAAAGAAAAGGTAAGCTGGTAGAACCGACaacagaaaataatgaaaatagtcaggttaacgataacaaagaagtttatggcgaaaatgatgactttaatCTGGCAGGAgacaatgaagatgataataaatatgagGAAGACATCGCCAATCTTGCAAAAGAAATTTGTCTTGTATGGAAAGTGAATGATTGGGTTGCTGTTGCATAtgaaaaacaatggaatattggatatattgtggaggtaatattattcaaagtatatattagtttcaagtttttattttgttttacaaaacagtgctctaaaataaaaggaatataaataaaatgtaaaaataatttcagaatgaCATTATATAAgactttacaagttttattgaatgtaagcaaaattaaacaaatcataaactctttattatattattttaaatgttgcgcTAATACTTTTAGGTATCTATAACTGGGATCAGAGTTAATTGTATGATTAACGGGCAAGAGAAGAATACTTTTCGCTGGCCAGTTACTACCGAGGAGATAAATAAccaaactgataaaattatctGTTTAGTAAATGCTCCTTTTCTAATCAGTGGTTGTGGCGATTATTCATTATCCGAAGAAGACTATAATACAGTCATATCATTATTCTTAGAGAAACTTACTGCAGCAGAGTAGAAATTATGTGTGATGTGGTGGATAATGTGTGTAAATGActctattaataaatgaaaaactaatttttaaatggaaaaacatttaaatgtttgatttatgttttatttaattagcaatATAGTTATCTTGATGTTagatttttgttcagtttttaaCTCATGTTATATCATGCGTGTGACAAAATCacacgaattttttttattattatgttaggacctttttgtattgacagttggatatgtttacatttttacaaaactaagcgcctctgccgtaatgtttcattttgtaagtatactaaaacatttttttccaatttcaagccttaatatattaataggccttaggtatcacataactttctttgcatttttagactcaGTACCTTCgataatttcaaatcctaaaagaaaaattgtgtgcaacacttcgccgctagaattaactccgattaaaagttgacaaaactgattgattttgtacttttgaactatgataattagccaaccgcacagtgtcacgcaacttttttatattttttggagagagcttttgggttacgtctgatattaactacaaaagctatgtgcaactttttgccttgccaaaaaaatgggttcaaaggtggcaaaaactaaatttctaaaaatttttaaaaaaatctcaaaaatttaagcccagattccgagtgaacgaaacatttttgaaaattttttttttccccaacaggttttctctatattctgatcaatatataaaaaattcaagcaatttggaGGAGGTCACTTCCACAGTTTCAGGAATTTGCCTGATTCTTAGAAAAAACGGCTCTTAAGCAATAGATTTTCATAATTTCGAATTTTGTTGCATTTGCGTGTTTTACTTTAGCTTGGCAAAATCAGTGAAGGAGAAATTCTGCTTTATTCATTGCTACATTACTTATGCAAAAATTACGCAAGTTGTCAACcaacaaaacttgaaaaaattctttgcaTACAAAAATATCCTAATAAACAATGAACAACATCAACTCTTCTTGAAAATATCATTGAGTATATCATCTCTAATTCGACAGCTGACTTCACTCGAAAGACCGCATAGAAAATGTAACCGCGcataaaaaaatctagaaattACCTAAAAACTAAGAAATTGTGTATTTTACAGAATACAGAACCGTCATTAACGACACGAACATTAGGCGTAAATATGCCCACCATTcattagcgtattaatatttagataaattaatttaagaatagttcaaaaaatattttacgaaCTTGTAGCTCTCTTGTTTGGGGCAGTTGTGGcaatctcaaacatcaaaaaaagctagatccgcttttttttttttgaattaaatttagaataataaaaacttgaagtctgttgtaataaattttaattgtaataagaGTCTTTTAGATTCTATTTTAAATTCCTCCAAGGAGTGAGCTCtttatgattattaaaatactaatattatgtttatattacctTTATTTTAAATCAGTAGAAATATACTATAGTTTCACGttcttttaaagacatttattagcattttgcaaagtttatatgtattttaaaacggATTATCTATATATTTGCTTCTAAATAAACACAGACAATATGGGGATTTTATATAAACACAGACAACGGGGCTCGGTGGtaagacagtttatgtcttcttcttacTCCGGCCTATATTAACATAAGTAGTatgtatttattgtaaatttattaaacggcAATCTTTCAAACAGGCAAATTATCAAACGGCAAAAAAAAAGGACGgttatttgcataattttaaacaaaaaatttagacaaaataaaagtttttttttctgaaagattttttgtaaggtttttagaattttataacatgaaatgaaattaaaatttagattaagtcaaatgaaaatttcacaatttcttcttttttctgcGTGGACTGCAATGGCTccaatttaaaaacacttatccGAACAAAAGgctagttttaaaataatatcaatgtTATGCTACATAAATCAGTTAAGTTACTCTCATTCCAGACACTTTTCAACACACTTTCCAAACACTTTTCAAATATTCCacacactttttaaatattcattcacAATACATTTATtccaaataatttaatattgtgaaattgtatttaattctttttctctTTAATTCCTTTgagaattaaattttatataaaaaattcttttcgaTTTcgaaacaaatcaaaaacttttattttatttaaagcaacaCCCATCTTAGACCAAAAATGTCATGCCCAATTTTCGAAAGCATGATTCAGATCCCAAGGCAGAAAAAAAGCTGTAGAGAAAGttgtaaaagaataaaagaacaAACGTACACTGGAAGAGTGTGGCtgtaataaagttaaaaaaaaaagccaaccAAGTAGTCAAGTTATATGTTAACAgctctatttttttattcacaatcttattttatgaaaaacttgcAGATATTAAAAGCATATCATTTAATATCTGcagatattaaaaacatatcacGATTCTcgaatgctttttttaatttagggtCAAGAGGCGATTTAACTGGGCGATTGAGCAGTTAGAAACAACCCCGCATTGTGGAAGAGGGTTTTATCCAAATTCAAATGCAATTAGTCATACTAAATGATGTTTTGCTCGCCGTTTAAAGATGGCGATcgtaatttagtaaaaaaatataaaccaatGTAAATCTTGTGTTATTGTATCAAGAAAAAAGAGCACAAGAAAACAGAGCATGGCGATGGCAGCAGTAAAAGATTCGACTGAAAAAGTAAAGATTCTAGAAAATAAGCTGGatgaaaaagatatattatagtATCAGAGGTTACAAAATagcgttaaaaaaattaaaacgtaCACAAAATTAGCAATCAATGAGTTTAAATATTAGTTCATTCAAACCAATTTTgtctaataataaattcaataaaaaaaacattgcaacTAACACATTGactaaatatgttaaaaaatctcAGACTCGTGATGTAATTAATTCCGAAAAACTTagtatagatataaataaaaattgtctaAGTTGTAGATACACAAATGCTACatcattaaacataaaatttgacTTGTTTCTATTAGATATTGCATCCTTTAAACCTGATATCTATATGATCACAGAAACTTGGTTTAATGAAAACTCAGTTACACATGTAAATGGTTATCAAATAATCCATAATAATAGATCAAATAGTCGTTCAATTAAAACACATGGAGGTGGTGTTGctatttatgtaaaagaaagttttttagtttactCACCCAATGATAGTTTCACTAAAAACAACGACATTGAACATACTTGGTGTATTTTAAGTATAGAAGATGAACAAATTTTACTTGGTTGTATTTATCAGCAACCTGATGCatctaaagaaataaataactgtatctgtaaaataatAGAAGCAGCTAAGAATAAAATTGATCATATTAGGTACTCTGGTTTACTTATTTCAGGAGATTTTAATTATCCAAATATAATATCGaaaaaaaacagtgtttaaaacatgaaaaaatatgataaatactCCACCAAATTTGTTGAATATATAAATGACAACTACTTAAATCAAGCAGTTATATCACCTACATATAATGCAGATTTAATTAATGGTAATAtcttagatttaattttaacagaaacaccTGAACGTATAAATAAAATCCATCATAACCCAACTTTAGGCAACACTAGAAATGGACACTAAAAACTTAGCtggaaatattttgtaaaaaacactacaaaaaaagaaatgtcaAATTTTGGGAACTCTGGATTTAACTATAAACTTGGTAATTACACAGTCATAAATAAAGCTATTAATGAAAATGATTGGGAAAgtctttttggaaaaaatagtattaatgaGTGCTATGAAATATTCCTAAATATCTATAATGAATTATGCAACAAATACAttcctaaaataaatatatacttcaATAACAAGTTACAGACCAAACCATGGATTGATAGAG is drawn from Hydra vulgaris chromosome 07, alternate assembly HydraT2T_AEP and contains these coding sequences:
- the LOC136082187 gene encoding uncharacterized protein LOC136082187 translates to MYRCDQGIGDVVSLATAVLDQFRIDQPHIKKMFTKSDNAGCYQGNLSAEAIYNVCKERDIKLLRYDYNEPCCGKDQCDRESAVVKTILRSYVDSGNNLLTAEDIHKAMHYSFGAKDAKVAVAQISNDKTVVTGPKIKNISNYHSFEFGEKSMKMWRYFNIGEGIEQEYGNLKIQPSIKLLLPYSKTDNSIKRNKSLKEKQKRSDRQLYSLRFCTEMNCTLSFESDAELEEHMLSGLHTVPKSLTSLEQVRNSFVHKMKITSQLNMPISSSSNSASVKDKPHCMNIFLLQGWALPVRSSFRFSNQQKELLYKYFIRGEESGNKMSPEQVHMQLRRELPPDQYVTSQQIRSLFSRFSNLKRKGKLVEPTTENNENSQVNDNKEVYGENDDFNLAGDNEDDNKYEEDIANLAKEICLVWKVNDWVAVAYEKQWNIGYIVEVSITGIRVNCMINGQEKNTFRWPVTTEEINNQTDKIICLVNAPFLISGCGDYSLSEEDYNTVISLFLEKLTAAE